In Seonamhaeicola sp. S2-3, the genomic window AATAGATAAAATAGCTCCCCAAATAGCCGCTTTGTTTGTGGTTTTCTTCCAGAATAGTCCCAGTAAAAATACCGCTAAAATTCCAGGGCTTACTAAGCCTGTATATTCTTGAATATATTGAAATGCCTGATCTAAACCATCTAAAAGTGGCGCAACCAATACCGCTATTAACAAAGCCACTGCAGCCGTTAACCTTCCTACATTTACAGTTTTTTTATCTCCAGCTTCTTTATTAAAATACTGCTTATAAATATCCATAGTAAATATGGTTGACGTAGAATTTAACATAGAAGCTAAAGACGATACAATAGCAGCGGCTAATGCTGCAAAAGCAACACCTTTAAGTCCGGTTGGTAAAAACTGGAGTAACCAAGGATACGCTCTATCTGCCTGATTTAATGATGGTGTATTTAACATGCCTACCTCCCCTAAACTTGCCATAATCTCAGGATCATTAACCATTACATAGGCAGCAATACCAGGAATTACAACAATTAAAGGAATAAGTAATTTTAAAAATGCAGCCAATAGTATGCCCTTTTGAGATTCTTTTAATGACTTAGCCGCTAAGGTTCTTTGAATAATATACTGATTAAAACCCCAGTAATATAAATTAGCTACCCACAAACCACCTACTAACACCCAAATACCAGGTAAATCTATATAATTACCATTTGCACTTCCATCGCTATTAAATTCTTCTAGCACCATATGGAATTTTTCTGGTGCCGCATCCCATACCTTGTAAAAACCAGCCATAATACCCTCGCCACCAGACACCGTATTTAAAGCTAAATAGGTTGTTACCAAACCACCTAACACCAAAAACACTACTTGTATAACATCTGTCCAAGCTACTGCCGATAAACAACCGTAAAGAGAGTATGCTGCTGCAAACAATGCTAAACCTATTATGGCATACATCATATCTATACCCATAATAGTTTCAATAGCTAAACCTCCTAAATACAATACAGAAGTTAAGTTCACAAATACATAAAGCCCTAACCAAAAAACAGCCAATATTGTTTTTAAATTAGTAGAGAAACGTTTTTCTACAAACTCTGGAATAGTGTATAACCCTTTTTCAATAAAAATTGGTAAAAAATATTTTCCAACAATAATTAGTGTTAGTGCCGCCATCCATTCGTAAGATGCTATAGCTAAACCAATTGCAAAGCCAGAACCAGACATACCTATAAACTGTTCTGCAGAAATATTAGCTGCAATTAAAGATGCGCCTATAGCCCACCATGGTAACGATTTACTTGCTAAAAAATAATCTTCAGCATTTTTTTGATGTCCTTCTTTATCTCTAGACACCCACAAACCTACTCCTAAAATAAGAATAGCGTAAGCAATAAAAACTACATAATCCCATGTATCAAATCCCGCAGTCATAATAAAATATTTAGTTATTTGTTGGTTTTAAAGTTAATCAAATATATAAATTTAATAATATATCACATCAAATTTTAAGTAAAAAAAAACAAACTAGTAGGGTTTAGTAGGTTTTTGTTGTTATTTTTATATATTTGTAAATACTACTATGATAAAGATTAAAGACAAAATTGGCACCCCAAAGTATAAACAAATTATTAATTCAATTGAAGAGTTAATAATTTCAGGCGAACTTAAAAAGGGAGACCAAATCCCCTCTTTAAATCAGGTAAAGAATGAACACAACCTATCTCGCGATACGGTATTAATGGCTTTTAATCAACTTAAAAACAGGGGCATTATTCAATCTGTAGTTGGAAAAGGATATTACGTTTCTAGCGAAAACATTAATGTTACGCAGAAGATTTTTTTACTATTTGATGAACTTAATTCTTTTAAAGAAGATTTATATAATTCGTTTTTAGAAAATCTTGGTAATGATATACAAGTAGATATTTATTTCCATCATTTTAACAGAAATAGTTTTAGTAAATTAATACAAGAAAACAATGGAGATTATAATTATTATGTTATTATGCCTGCTAATTTAGAACAAGCCTATAATGACATTAAAAATCTCCCCCCCGATAAAGTTTACATTTTAGACCAAATTCATGATGATTTGTTAAACTATCCGGCTATATATCAAAATTTTAAAAAAGCACTTTATAATAACCTAAATGACGTTAAACATCTTATAAAAAAATATAAGCATTTAATTTTAGTTAATACCAATAATAAGCAACCTCAAGGGATGTTAGATGGTTTTACCGAATTTTGCAAAACTTATAATTTTAAGTTCTCAATTTTAAATACCTTAAAAGACAAGAAACCAACAACAGGGGATTTATATATAATTCCTGATGACGAAAACCTTTTGAGAATCATTAAAAAAATGAAAGAATCTAACCTGTCTCTTGGTAAAGACATTGGGGTAATATCGTACAATGACACCTTATTAAAAGAAATTGTTGAAGGAGGGATTACCACTATTTCAACAGATTTTAACGCTATGGGCAAACGTCTTGCAGAAATGATTTTAAATAAAGAAAACGCTCAGATAGAAAACACAATTAATTTAATTATTAGAAACTCATTATAAAACAAACCTATTAATGTATAATATAAAACAAAATAGAGAACTAAATACTCTTGAAATTGAAAATTCAAATCATCAATTATACGCTAAAATTTATTTAGATAAAGGAGCTTGCCTTCAAGAGTTAACACTAAACGGTCATGCTATTATAAAAGACTTATCGCCTTTAAGCTATACAAATACTTATGCATCATCCATCTTATTTCCTTTTGCTAATAGAATAAAAAACGGTAAGTATATTTTTAACAATAAAACCTATCAATTTGAAATAAACGAACCCAATAATAACAATGCTTTACACGGCTTAGTTTTCAATAAAACTTTTGAATTTATCGATAAAAAAGTAACTAATGATGCTGCATCAATTACATTAGCATATAATGAAACAAACAAATGTAACGCATTTCCGTTCACCTATAATATTCAGTTAGAATACACTTTTAGTAAAGAAAATTTCAGTTTAAAAGTAACAGTAAAAAATACCGACGAAAAAGCATTTCCATTTACTTTAGGGTGGCATCCATATTTTCAAAGTAGTAACTTGTTTGAGAGTTCAATTAAGTTTAATAGCTCTAAAAAAATTGTATTAGATGAGCGATGTATCACCACAGGAATAACAGACACAAACACCTCTCAAGAAATTAAAATAGCTGGTCAACAATTTGATGATTGCTGGATTTTAGATTCTGATGAAGTAGTTTTTAAAACTCCAAAATACAATTTAACATTTAATGCTACGGGTGATAATAATTTTCTACAAATATATACACCTCCAAAAGAAAACACCATAGCCATAGAACCTACTACAGGAGTTTCTGATAGTTTTAACAATAAAATAGGGTTGCAAGTATTAAAAGCAAGTGACTCTTACAACATAACATGGCATTTAAAAATAAATTAAAATCTTCAATGAACACAGCGTTAATAAATGATGTAAAAGAGGCTTATGTTAAAGAATTTAACACAGAGCCCGTTCTAATATTCTCTCCAGGGAGAATTAATATTATAGGAGAACACACCGATTATAACGAAGGTTTCGTATTTCCAGCAGCAGTAGATAAAGGTATAGCTGCAGCTATTCAAAAAAGTAATTCTGGAGTTTCAACTGCCTACGCATTAGATATGAATAGTAAGGTTGAATTTAAACTAGACTCCTTAAAACCATTAAAAGAAGGAAGCTGGGAGAATTATGTTTTTGGTGTAATTTCAGAAATTCAAAACAGAAATAAAGTTCTTGGTAACTTCAATATTGTCTTTAAAGGCAATATTCCTAGTGGAGCAGGCATGTCTTCTTCGGCAGCATTAGAAAACAGTGTAGTTTTCGGTCTAAATGAATTATTTAACTTAGGTTTTACCAAAGAAGAAATGATTTTTATTTCGCAAAAAGCAGAACATAATTACGTTGGTGTAAATTGCGGTATTATGGATCAATACGCCAGCATGTTTGGCATAAAAGACCATGCCTTATTATTAGATTGTAGAACCATAAAAGCAAAACCATATAAAATTGATTTTAAAAACTATCAATTACTATTAATAAACACAAATGTAAAACACAGCTTATCTGATAGCGCTTATAACGACAGACGATCGGCATGTGAACACATTGCCAAACTTTTACATGTAAAGGCTCTGCGTGATGCTACTGAAGACGACCTTGAAACCATTAAAAACGAAGTAACTCCCGCAAATTACCAAAAAGCACTTTACGTTATTCAAGAAAATGAAAGAGCTAGAAAAGCCTCTAAAGCTATGGAAAATAATGACATTGAGAAACTTGGAGAATTAATTTATGGTTCTCACGAAGGGCTTTCAAAGCAGTACAAAGTAAGTTGTGAAGAACTCGATTTTCTTGTTGAAAAAGCCAAAGAAAGCGGTTATGTTATTGGAGCTAGAATGATGGGAGGTGGTTTTGGTGGCTGCACCATAAATTTAATTGAAAAAGGTAAAGCCGAAATATTTAAAGAAACCGTTTCTAAAGCATATAAAGAAAAATTTAATAAAGACTGCTCTGTTTATTTTGTAAACCTTTCAGATGGTACACACCTAGTAAAGTAGTTATTTTATAAATTATAAAAAATGAATTCTAATCTTCAAGACTTTTCACATAAACGTTACAACATTTTAACAGGCGAATGGGTTTTAGTTTCACCCCATAGAGCTAAACGTCCATGGCAAGGACAAAATGAAGAAATCTCTAATAAAAAGAGACCAACTTATGATGAAAACTGTTATTTGTGTGCTGGAAACACAAGAATAAATGGTGAAGTAAACCCTAAATATGAAGACGTTTTTATATTCACTAACGATTTTGCAGCACTACAAAAAGATTCCCCAGATTTTTCTGTTGAAGATGGTTTATTGATGGCGCAAAGCGAAAAAGGCATTTGTAAAGTAATTTGTTTTAGTCCAGACCACTCTAAAAGTTTGGCAGATATGACTCCTAGTGAAATTCAAAAAGTTGTTTTTGCATGGCAAAACCAATACAAAGAATTAGGTGATAACGACCTAATAAACTACGTACAAATATTTGAAAATAAAGGTGCTGTAATGGGCTGTAGCAACCCACATCCTCACGGACAAATATGGAGTCAATCATCATTACCTAATGAAGTTGTTAAAAAAAACACACAACAATTAAACTACTATAATAAAAAGAAAAGCAGTTTATTAGGCGATTATTTAGCCCAGGAATTAGAAAAAAACGAACGCATTATTTTTCAGAATGATTCTTTTGTAGTATTAGTACCCTTTTGGGCTATATGGCCTTTTGAAACTATGATTGTTCCTAAAAAACATCAGAACAATATATTAGAAATGAACAATGACGACACTTATTTATATGCCGAAGCTATTTCAACAATAACCAAAGCCTACGATAAACTTTTCAACACGTCATTTCCTTACTCTAGTGGTATTCATCAAGCACCAACCAATGGCAAAAACAATGACCACTGGCATTGGCATATGAGTTTTTATCCACCTTTATTACGAAGTGCTACGGTTAAAAAATTTATGGTAGGCTATGAAATGTTTGGAACCCCACAACGAGATATAACTGCAGAACAAGCTGTAAAAACCCTTAAAACACTAATATAATAGTTATTGCATTCAATTTTTTTAATTGGTGTGATACTAGATTAGAATAAAAGTAAATTCTACTTTTTGACGCATTATTTTATAAAAAAACAAAAATCCTAACGCATTTCATGTGTTAGGATTTATAACTGTGACCCAGGGAGGATTCGAACCCCCAACCCTCAGAGCCGAAATCTGATATTCTATCCAGTTGAACTACTGGGCCTTACTCCTTTACCAAGGAAACTTTTTATGATAATTTGGCTTTCACTATGGTAGATATAGTTTTGCCATCTGCTTGTCCTGCTAATTCTTTACTAACAATACCCATAACTTTTCCCATATCTTTCATACCCTCAGCGCCTACTTGATCTATGGTAGCTACTACTACTTTTTCTATTTCTTCCTCGGTTAGCGCTTCTGGTAAAAACTTACTAATAACTTCAGCTTCTGCCAACTCTGGTGCTGCTAAATCTTCTCTTCCTTGTTCTATATAAACAGCAGCACTATCTTTGCGTTGCTTAACTTGTTTTTGAAGTAATTTAAGCTCTTGTTCTTCTGTTAACTCTTCTCCTGATCCGCTTTCAGTTTTAGCTAATAAAATAGCAGACTTTACTGCTCTTAAAGCGGTTAAAGCTGTTTGGTCTTTAGCTTTCATTGCTTCTTTTAAAGCAGACATAACTTCTTGTTGTAAACTCATCTTAAAAAATTTAGTATGCGAAGATAAAAAAGAACTACTTCTTTTGAAATTAAAAACCCGAAAAGGTGATGGAATCTTTTCGGGTTTTGTAAATAATTTAGTTAGTTAGTCTAAACTAGTCTACATTATCATGTAAAAAAGAATTATTACTTCTTAATTTAATATCATCGTTATCATCTAAACCAACGCTTGTTCTAGACATATCTGTTTCTGATGAATGTTTGGTTTCATCTAAAGCTACACCTTGACGTTTGTAGGCTGGGACTTTTTCTATATCATCAATTTTTGCACTATTAAATTTATAGTTAAAGTCTTTCATTTTACGTCTTCTTTCTGCTGCTCTTTCTTTTAGTAGTTCTGAAATAGGTGTGTTCATTGGGTCTATTTCTTCTTCTACTTCTTCTTCAACAACGTTTTCATGAACAATTTTCTTTTCAAAAACTATATCATTATCAACTTCTTCAACAGCATCTGTTGACTTCTTTTTATTCATTGAAGATTCAACCTCCATATGATCATCTAAGGTATAACGAATATCTCCATCTTCATTAGTTTCTGTTACTGTAACAAGTTCTGTATAATCATTAACTTTAATATCTTTTACGTCTTCGTTTAAATTGAAAGAAACAACATCTTCTTCTTTGGTTTTTTCCTCTTCTGTTTTATTTGGAAGTGGCAAATCAAAGGTTAAAGTTATTTGCTGTTCTTCTTCAATTGTATCGGCTGCTATTTCAACATCTTTAGTGTCATCTACATCTGCTGACATTTTTGTAACTGGTTTAATTATGAAGTCTTCATCATCATCAACTGCTTTTACTTCTTTGTAAACCACATCTATATTTTTAATAATTTCTGATGTGGGAATTAAATCTAAACTATGAGTACGAGAAGGTTCTTTTTTTATTGAATTTTTAGCTTTTGGTTGCTCTTCTTCTTCACTGTCTAAATCTAAAGTATGACGCACAATTGCAGGCTCTTCTTTCTTTTCTAATTCTACAGCTGGAGCAATAATTACAGGTTCTTTTTCTTCTGATCCTAAATCTTGATCTTCAGATGTTAGTGAATGAATAACTTTTTTGGTTTCTGTATTAGAAATCTCATCTTGTTGTTCAATATTAAAACCCGTAGCTATAATAGTTACAGCAATAGATTCTTCTAGGCTTTCATCTTCACCAACCCCCATAATAATATTGGCTCCATGACCGGCTTCATCTTGAATATGATCATTAATCTCACCTATTTCGTCTATTGTGATTTCATGAGAACCAGAAACAATAAGCAACAATACGTTTTTGGCACCTGTAATTTTATTATCATTTAATAGTGGCGAATCTAAAGCCTTTCTTATGGCGTCTTGGGCACGATTTTGACCTGCTGCCGTTGCAGACCCCATTATAGCAGTACCACTATTGCTTAATACTGTTTTAGCATCACGTAAATCTATATTTTGTGTATAGTGATGTGTTATAACTTCGGCTATACCACGAGCAGCGGTTGATAGCACTTCGTCTGCTTTTGAGAATCCTGCTTTAAAACCAAGGTTTCCGTAAACTTCTCTTAGTTTATTGTTATTAATTACAATTAAAGAGTCTACAACATCTCTTATCTTTTCAATCCCTTTTTGAGATTGTTCTATACGCATTCTACCTTCAAACTGAAATGGCATGGTAACGATACCAACGGTTAAAATGTCTAAATCTTTAGCCATTTTAGCAATTATTGGTGCAGCTCCTGTACCTGTACCGCCTCCCATTCCGGCAGTAATAAATACCATTTTAGTGTTAGAATCTAACATTCTAGAAATTTCCTCAAAACTTTCTACTGCGGCTTGCTCTCCTATTTCTGGGTTTGCACCTGCTCCTAATCCTTCAGTTAAATTAACACCTAACTGAATTTTATTAGGAACACCACTGTTTTGAAGTGCTTGTGCATCTGTATTACAGATGTAAAAATCTACGCCTTTAATACCCTGTTGAAACATGTGGTTAATGGCATTACTACCACCGCCACCAACACCAATTACTTTAATGACATTTGACTGGTGCTTAGGTAAATCAAATGCTATACTTTCGAATTCTTTGTCGCTGCTCATAAATTCTTTTTTTCTGGGGTTTTGTACTTATCTTTTTTTCAATGAATTATTTTTTTGCCTCTTGGCATCTTTTCTAGTTCTCTATTCTGCGTTGTCTAGAAAATCTTTTACTCTTTCTGTTAATTTATCTAGGAACGATTTGGGTGCTTTTCTAGGTTCTTCTTTTACCTCTTCTTCATTAGCCTCTTCCTCTTCTTCTTGCGCTACTACTTCTTCTTCAACCTTTTTTCTTTCTTGACGTTTTAAGCCATCTAACACCAAACCAACGGCTGTAGCAAATAACGGACTTGTAACATCATCATCACTATCGCCAGCTAAATGCTCGTTAGGATAACCTATTCTAGTATCCATTCCAGTTATGTATTCTACCAATTGCTTTAAGTGTTTTAATTGTGCACCGCCTCCGGTTAGAACAATTCCTGCTATGAGTTTTTTCTTTTGTTCTTCGTGCCCATAGTTTTTAATTTCTGCATAAACTTGTTCTACAATCTCAACTACACGAGCATGAATAATTTTAGAAAGATTTTTTAATGTAATTTCTTTAGGTTCTCTTCCTCTTAACCCTGGAATTGACACAATTTCATTGTCTTTATTTTCACCAGGCCATGCAGAACCAAATTTTATTTTTAGAAGTTCAGCTTGTTTTTCTATAATAGAGCATCCTTCTTTTATATCTTCAGTAATAACGTTACCTCCAAAAGGTATAACTGCTGTATGACGAATAATACCATCTCTAAAAATGGCTAAATCTGTAGTTCCGCCTCCTATATCAATTAAAGCTACTCCTGCTTCTTTTTCTTCTTGACTTAAAACAGCATTTGCTGATGCCAAAGGTTCTAGAGTAATGCCTTCTAAATTTAATCCGGCACTTTTAACGCATCTGCCTATATTTCGGATAGATGATACTTGCCCAACAACCACATGAAAATTAGCTTCTAAACGTCCTCCATACATACCTATAGGTTCTTTTATTTCGGCTTGTCCATCTACTTTGTATTCTTGTGGTAGTACATGAATTATTTCTTCTCCAGGCAGCATTACCAATTTATGAACTTGATTGATTAACCTATCAATATCATCATCATCTATAACAGTTTCTGAGTTGGGTCTGGTAATGTAATCACTGTGTTGTAAACTACGAATATGTTGCCCTGCAATACCTACTGTTACATCTGCTATCTTCATTTCAGCAGCTACTTCGGCTTCCTGAACCGCTTGTTGAATAGACTGAATGGTTTGTGTAATATTATTTACCACA contains:
- a CDS encoding GatB/YqeY domain-containing protein, whose translation is MSLQQEVMSALKEAMKAKDQTALTALRAVKSAILLAKTESGSGEELTEEQELKLLQKQVKQRKDSAAVYIEQGREDLAAPELAEAEVISKFLPEALTEEEIEKVVVATIDQVGAEGMKDMGKVMGIVSKELAGQADGKTISTIVKAKLS
- the ftsA gene encoding cell division protein FtsA; this encodes MEHNLAVGLDIGTTKIVAMIGRKNEYGKLEILGVGKSKSLGVHRGVVNNITQTIQSIQQAVQEAEVAAEMKIADVTVGIAGQHIRSLQHSDYITRPNSETVIDDDDIDRLINQVHKLVMLPGEEIIHVLPQEYKVDGQAEIKEPIGMYGGRLEANFHVVVGQVSSIRNIGRCVKSAGLNLEGITLEPLASANAVLSQEEKEAGVALIDIGGGTTDLAIFRDGIIRHTAVIPFGGNVITEDIKEGCSIIEKQAELLKIKFGSAWPGENKDNEIVSIPGLRGREPKEITLKNLSKIIHARVVEIVEQVYAEIKNYGHEEQKKKLIAGIVLTGGGAQLKHLKQLVEYITGMDTRIGYPNEHLAGDSDDDVTSPLFATAVGLVLDGLKRQERKKVEEEVVAQEEEEEANEEEVKEEPRKAPKSFLDKLTERVKDFLDNAE
- a CDS encoding aldose 1-epimerase, producing MYNIKQNRELNTLEIENSNHQLYAKIYLDKGACLQELTLNGHAIIKDLSPLSYTNTYASSILFPFANRIKNGKYIFNNKTYQFEINEPNNNNALHGLVFNKTFEFIDKKVTNDAASITLAYNETNKCNAFPFTYNIQLEYTFSKENFSLKVTVKNTDEKAFPFTLGWHPYFQSSNLFESSIKFNSSKKIVLDERCITTGITDTNTSQEIKIAGQQFDDCWILDSDEVVFKTPKYNLTFNATGDNNFLQIYTPPKENTIAIEPTTGVSDSFNNKIGLQVLKASDSYNITWHLKIN
- a CDS encoding UDP-glucose--hexose-1-phosphate uridylyltransferase, coding for MNSNLQDFSHKRYNILTGEWVLVSPHRAKRPWQGQNEEISNKKRPTYDENCYLCAGNTRINGEVNPKYEDVFIFTNDFAALQKDSPDFSVEDGLLMAQSEKGICKVICFSPDHSKSLADMTPSEIQKVVFAWQNQYKELGDNDLINYVQIFENKGAVMGCSNPHPHGQIWSQSSLPNEVVKKNTQQLNYYNKKKSSLLGDYLAQELEKNERIIFQNDSFVVLVPFWAIWPFETMIVPKKHQNNILEMNNDDTYLYAEAISTITKAYDKLFNTSFPYSSGIHQAPTNGKNNDHWHWHMSFYPPLLRSATVKKFMVGYEMFGTPQRDITAEQAVKTLKTLI
- the galK gene encoding galactokinase encodes the protein MAFKNKLKSSMNTALINDVKEAYVKEFNTEPVLIFSPGRINIIGEHTDYNEGFVFPAAVDKGIAAAIQKSNSGVSTAYALDMNSKVEFKLDSLKPLKEGSWENYVFGVISEIQNRNKVLGNFNIVFKGNIPSGAGMSSSAALENSVVFGLNELFNLGFTKEEMIFISQKAEHNYVGVNCGIMDQYASMFGIKDHALLLDCRTIKAKPYKIDFKNYQLLLINTNVKHSLSDSAYNDRRSACEHIAKLLHVKALRDATEDDLETIKNEVTPANYQKALYVIQENERARKASKAMENNDIEKLGELIYGSHEGLSKQYKVSCEELDFLVEKAKESGYVIGARMMGGGFGGCTINLIEKGKAEIFKETVSKAYKEKFNKDCSVYFVNLSDGTHLVK
- the ftsZ gene encoding cell division protein FtsZ is translated as MSSDKEFESIAFDLPKHQSNVIKVIGVGGGGSNAINHMFQQGIKGVDFYICNTDAQALQNSGVPNKIQLGVNLTEGLGAGANPEIGEQAAVESFEEISRMLDSNTKMVFITAGMGGGTGTGAAPIIAKMAKDLDILTVGIVTMPFQFEGRMRIEQSQKGIEKIRDVVDSLIVINNNKLREVYGNLGFKAGFSKADEVLSTAARGIAEVITHHYTQNIDLRDAKTVLSNSGTAIMGSATAAGQNRAQDAIRKALDSPLLNDNKITGAKNVLLLIVSGSHEITIDEIGEINDHIQDEAGHGANIIMGVGEDESLEESIAVTIIATGFNIEQQDEISNTETKKVIHSLTSEDQDLGSEEKEPVIIAPAVELEKKEEPAIVRHTLDLDSEEEEQPKAKNSIKKEPSRTHSLDLIPTSEIIKNIDVVYKEVKAVDDDEDFIIKPVTKMSADVDDTKDVEIAADTIEEEQQITLTFDLPLPNKTEEEKTKEEDVVSFNLNEDVKDIKVNDYTELVTVTETNEDGDIRYTLDDHMEVESSMNKKKSTDAVEEVDNDIVFEKKIVHENVVEEEVEEEIDPMNTPISELLKERAAERRRKMKDFNYKFNSAKIDDIEKVPAYKRQGVALDETKHSSETDMSRTSVGLDDNDDIKLRSNNSFLHDNVD
- a CDS encoding sodium/sugar symporter; this encodes MTAGFDTWDYVVFIAYAILILGVGLWVSRDKEGHQKNAEDYFLASKSLPWWAIGASLIAANISAEQFIGMSGSGFAIGLAIASYEWMAALTLIIVGKYFLPIFIEKGLYTIPEFVEKRFSTNLKTILAVFWLGLYVFVNLTSVLYLGGLAIETIMGIDMMYAIIGLALFAAAYSLYGCLSAVAWTDVIQVVFLVLGGLVTTYLALNTVSGGEGIMAGFYKVWDAAPEKFHMVLEEFNSDGSANGNYIDLPGIWVLVGGLWVANLYYWGFNQYIIQRTLAAKSLKESQKGILLAAFLKLLIPLIVVIPGIAAYVMVNDPEIMASLGEVGMLNTPSLNQADRAYPWLLQFLPTGLKGVAFAALAAAIVSSLASMLNSTSTIFTMDIYKQYFNKEAGDKKTVNVGRLTAAVALLIAVLVAPLLDGLDQAFQYIQEYTGLVSPGILAVFLLGLFWKKTTNKAAIWGAILSIPVALVLKVLPKHVEPFEWLAPWMHQMGLTTLLSMAIIMILSNIETKGADDPKGIPLTKGLFKTTPLFNVGSFVVMIILAVLYAIFW
- a CDS encoding GntR family transcriptional regulator; its protein translation is MIKIKDKIGTPKYKQIINSIEELIISGELKKGDQIPSLNQVKNEHNLSRDTVLMAFNQLKNRGIIQSVVGKGYYVSSENINVTQKIFLLFDELNSFKEDLYNSFLENLGNDIQVDIYFHHFNRNSFSKLIQENNGDYNYYVIMPANLEQAYNDIKNLPPDKVYILDQIHDDLLNYPAIYQNFKKALYNNLNDVKHLIKKYKHLILVNTNNKQPQGMLDGFTEFCKTYNFKFSILNTLKDKKPTTGDLYIIPDDENLLRIIKKMKESNLSLGKDIGVISYNDTLLKEIVEGGITTISTDFNAMGKRLAEMILNKENAQIENTINLIIRNSL